The following proteins come from a genomic window of Salvia hispanica cultivar TCC Black 2014 chromosome 4, UniMelb_Shisp_WGS_1.0, whole genome shotgun sequence:
- the LOC125222111 gene encoding uncharacterized protein LOC125222111 isoform X2 — translation MRRFHHFCIFFFLNFINFYFPCAYGKTSEVCVSPGGRFPPFSNVGKPPKKASKGPRDLTLCRVFRKKTCCDVTQTHPALLSIRRLASSGEASQECLQLWEFLECSICDPRVGVQRGPPNICASFCDRVYEACSTAYFAMDGKTQVLAPCSQDDFVCGRASKWVSNGTELCNAAGFSVKPLDDPEESQCYGGKGSLDYIANSWKSSRSENIRGEQNTEFVQDFMQLIADMPLSESISWAVGGMVLTAGLIFARRKSRGQRRTQAAIQRSGRRLGTRISPPASPVIQGNRKTVGVGK, via the exons GTAAAACAAGTGAAGTTTGTGTTTCTCCCGGTGGTCGATTCCCCCCATTTTCAAATGTCGGCAAACCCCCCAAGAAAGCAAGCAAAGGTCCCAGAGATCTTACACTTTGCAGGGTTTTCCGCAAAAAGACATGCTGCGATGTAACTCAGACGCACCCTGCTTTGCTATCCATCAGGAGACTTGCATCATCTGGAGAAGCTAGCCAAGAGTGCTTGCAACTATGGGAATTCTTGGAGTGTTCTATCTGTGATCCAAGGGTGGGGGTACAGCGAGGACCTCCCAACATCTGTGCGTCGTTTTGTGATAGGGTTTATGAAGCATGTTCAACAGCATACTTTGCTATGGATGGAAAGACACAG GTACTAGCACCATGCAGCCAAGATGACTTTGTTTGTGGTAGAGCTTCAAAGTGGGTCTCTAATGGAACTGAGCTCTGCAATGCCGCAGGTTTCTCTGTCAAGCCTCTCGATGATCCTGAAGAATCACAGTGCTATGGTGGGAAGGGTAGTCTAGATTATATTGCAAATTCCTGGAAATCTTCACGTTCTGAGAATATACGCGGAGAACAGAATACGGAGTTTgttcaagattttatgcaattgaTTGCTGATATGCCATTGAGCGAGAGTATTTCTTGGGCTGTTGGAGGAATGGTACTTACAGCTGGACTTATATTTGCAAG AAGGAAGAGCCGTGGTCAACGGCGGACGCAAGCAGCTATCCAGCGCAGTGGAAGGAGACTAGGAACTAGGATAAGTCCCCCTGCATCCCCTGTTATCCAAGGGAACAGAAAGACTGTTGGTGTTGGAAAATGA
- the LOC125222111 gene encoding uncharacterized protein LOC125222111 isoform X1, translated as MRRFHHFCIFFFLNFINFYFPCAYGKTSEVCVSPGGRFPPFSNVGKPPKKASKGPRDLTLCRVFRKKTCCDVTQTHPALLSIRRLASSGEASQECLQLWEFLECSICDPRVGVQRGPPNICASFCDRVYEACSTAYFAMDGKTQVLAPCSQDDFVCGRASKWVSNGTELCNAAGFSVKPLDDPEESQCYGGKGSLDYIANSWKSSRSENIRGEQNTEFVQDFMQLIADMPLSESISWAVGGMVLTAGLIFASRRKSRGQRRTQAAIQRSGRRLGTRISPPASPVIQGNRKTVGVGK; from the exons GTAAAACAAGTGAAGTTTGTGTTTCTCCCGGTGGTCGATTCCCCCCATTTTCAAATGTCGGCAAACCCCCCAAGAAAGCAAGCAAAGGTCCCAGAGATCTTACACTTTGCAGGGTTTTCCGCAAAAAGACATGCTGCGATGTAACTCAGACGCACCCTGCTTTGCTATCCATCAGGAGACTTGCATCATCTGGAGAAGCTAGCCAAGAGTGCTTGCAACTATGGGAATTCTTGGAGTGTTCTATCTGTGATCCAAGGGTGGGGGTACAGCGAGGACCTCCCAACATCTGTGCGTCGTTTTGTGATAGGGTTTATGAAGCATGTTCAACAGCATACTTTGCTATGGATGGAAAGACACAG GTACTAGCACCATGCAGCCAAGATGACTTTGTTTGTGGTAGAGCTTCAAAGTGGGTCTCTAATGGAACTGAGCTCTGCAATGCCGCAGGTTTCTCTGTCAAGCCTCTCGATGATCCTGAAGAATCACAGTGCTATGGTGGGAAGGGTAGTCTAGATTATATTGCAAATTCCTGGAAATCTTCACGTTCTGAGAATATACGCGGAGAACAGAATACGGAGTTTgttcaagattttatgcaattgaTTGCTGATATGCCATTGAGCGAGAGTATTTCTTGGGCTGTTGGAGGAATGGTACTTACAGCTGGACTTATATTTGCAAG TAGAAGGAAGAGCCGTGGTCAACGGCGGACGCAAGCAGCTATCCAGCGCAGTGGAAGGAGACTAGGAACTAGGATAAGTCCCCCTGCATCCCCTGTTATCCAAGGGAACAGAAAGACTGTTGGTGTTGGAAAATGA